Proteins from a single region of Acidobacteriota bacterium:
- a CDS encoding ABC transporter substrate-binding protein, with the protein MRISRRELLAAVGAMGAGLGAAAATPAFPAFVQSRPLRIGALISRMDRQGQDELIQPYDQQMRLGLELAIAELNAAGGILGRQVELLVADDEGSPAPGAAAAIDLIRNEGAEALVSGFVMAMPPYMDRTLEREGLDVPVVHAMQTPGTYCGRVAHVGSTTLQSISTLIEHRGPDARQRTFQISDWAPSQRTVSNQFYRHVQAGSTGAALVTTPVRGNSPGEYTGLVQWARDLDARNFWISIPRPYAVNVVTQADSLGIASDFAWHFLEFSEWQASQLPAGVEAWTSVPFVASEDRPAVRDFVARARRHAGDDLVTHVAFSHHTAVHALARAMEEAGTTAAGPVRAALDGLRLEVATGTLTLGSGGYATMPMYVARATRDGLEVVQRFEAAAPGAACG; encoded by the coding sequence ATGAGGATCAGCCGTCGAGAGCTGCTTGCCGCCGTGGGCGCGATGGGCGCCGGACTGGGTGCAGCCGCCGCGACGCCTGCGTTCCCGGCATTCGTCCAGTCTCGGCCGCTGCGCATCGGCGCGCTCATCTCGCGGATGGACCGGCAGGGTCAGGACGAGCTGATTCAGCCCTATGACCAGCAGATGCGGCTTGGACTGGAGCTCGCAATCGCGGAGCTGAACGCAGCGGGAGGCATTCTCGGGCGGCAGGTCGAGCTGCTCGTCGCCGACGACGAAGGCAGCCCCGCGCCGGGCGCCGCGGCGGCGATCGATCTGATTCGGAACGAGGGCGCCGAGGCGCTCGTGAGCGGCTTCGTCATGGCGATGCCGCCGTACATGGACCGCACCCTCGAGCGCGAGGGCCTGGACGTCCCGGTGGTGCATGCCATGCAGACCCCGGGCACCTACTGCGGGCGGGTGGCGCACGTCGGCTCGACGACGCTCCAGTCGATTTCGACGCTGATCGAGCACCGCGGCCCGGACGCCCGGCAGCGCACGTTCCAGATCTCGGACTGGGCGCCCTCGCAACGGACCGTCTCGAACCAGTTCTACCGCCACGTGCAGGCCGGTTCCACCGGGGCGGCGCTGGTGACGACGCCGGTCCGCGGCAACAGCCCGGGTGAGTACACCGGGCTCGTCCAGTGGGCGCGCGACCTCGACGCGAGGAACTTCTGGATCTCCATTCCGCGGCCGTACGCCGTGAACGTGGTGACGCAGGCCGACTCGCTCGGCATCGCGTCCGATTTCGCCTGGCACTTCCTGGAGTTCAGCGAGTGGCAGGCGTCGCAGCTCCCCGCCGGCGTCGAGGCCTGGACGTCGGTGCCCTTCGTGGCGAGCGAGGACCGCCCCGCCGTCCGCGACTTCGTGGCGCGCGCCCGCCGGCACGCGGGCGACGACCTGGTCACGCACGTTGCCTTCTCGCACCATACGGCCGTCCACGCGCTGGCGCGGGCGATGGAGGAGGCCGGGACCACGGCGGCAGGCCCGGTGCGGGCGGCGCTCGACGGCCTCCGTCTGGAGGTGGCCACCGGCACGTTGACGCTGG